Proteins encoded within one genomic window of Phototrophicus methaneseepsis:
- a CDS encoding zinc ribbon domain-containing protein: MNTARALYDLQEVELKLIGNKRRLREITTSLEDNGEVQTAKADFEEAEAKFKPAKAEFSDIEHRIQVNEEKQKTTESRLYSGNVTNPKELQDMQQEVDSLKKWREEWDDRLLKAMEELEQAQAVLDTSKQAYDDALQAAAANNEGLITEKGDLETNNQALEKQRQEMATHIDKSILDQYVMLRRTKNNRAVSVMKEDTCTVCGVTQIDSVARAVRASDQDELVTCRNCGRILVDL, from the coding sequence ATGAATACTGCCCGTGCCTTGTATGACCTCCAGGAAGTGGAGCTGAAACTCATCGGTAATAAGCGGCGCCTGCGCGAAATCACGACTTCGTTAGAAGATAATGGTGAGGTTCAAACAGCCAAAGCCGACTTCGAAGAAGCCGAAGCCAAGTTCAAACCTGCCAAAGCAGAATTCAGCGATATTGAGCACCGCATCCAGGTTAATGAAGAAAAACAAAAAACAACAGAATCTCGGCTCTATAGTGGCAACGTCACCAATCCAAAAGAACTGCAAGATATGCAGCAAGAAGTGGATTCCCTGAAAAAGTGGCGTGAAGAATGGGATGATCGTCTTTTGAAAGCCATGGAGGAATTGGAACAAGCACAGGCTGTCCTCGATACCAGCAAGCAAGCCTATGACGATGCTTTACAAGCCGCCGCAGCCAACAACGAAGGCCTCATCACTGAAAAGGGCGATTTAGAAACAAATAATCAGGCCCTTGAAAAACAGCGGCAGGAAATGGCAACCCACATTGATAAATCGATCCTGGATCAGTATGTCATGCTGCGCCGCACGAAAAACAATCGAGCTGTCTCAGTCATGAAAGAAGATACCTGCACCGTCTGCGGCGTAACTCAAATTGACAGTGTCGCCAGGGCCGTCCGTGCATCTGATCAGGATGAATTGGTGACTTGCCGTAACTGCGGCCGTATCCTGGTTGATCTTTAA